One Deltaproteobacteria bacterium genomic window, TGCCGAGTCAACGTCCACGCGCCGCCCGCCGGCGCGCCGCCCCTGCGCCGGCCCCCGCCGCACGCCCGCGCCGCGCGCGCTACCTGCCGCTGCTCGGGCTCTTTGCTCTGGTAGTCGCGATCTACGCCAACAGCTTGGCGAACGACTTCGTCTTCGACGATCACACGCTGTTGGATTTCAACCCCGAGGTCAATCCGGCCATTGCCGGCGCGATCGAGCAGCGCGCCATCGAGTACCGGCCGTTTCGCACGCTGTCGTACGTGCTCGATCGGCAGATCGGCGGTCACCACCCGGCGGCTTATCGCGCCGGCAATCTGGTGTATCACGCGCTCACCGGCGGCCTGGCGTTGGCGGTCTACCGGCAACTCGGTTTCAGCCCGCTGACCGCGCTGCTCGGGGCAGCGTTCTTCGTCTCACACCCGGTGCAAAGCGAGTCGGTGGCCTACGTCTCCGGGCGGCGCGACGTGCTCTGCGGACTATTCGTACTGCTGGCGTTCAGCTTCCTGCTGCGCTGGCGCGCCCAGCGGCGGTGGTGGCAGCTGGCGCTCGCCGGCGCCGCGCTGGCGATGGGGGCGCTGACCAAGGAAGTGGCCTTCGGCTTCCCGCTATTGGTGCTGGCCTATGACGTCACCATCGCGCCGGCGCAGCGGCGCCCAGCCGCGCCGGAATCATCGCGCTGGGCCGGCGCGCGGCTGGCGTTGAAAGAGCAGCGGCTGGTCTACCTGCTGCTGGCCGGCTTTACCGCTGCCGCACTGGCTTACTTTGCAGTCGTTGGCCTGCCGAGCGAACGCGGCTGGTGGGGCGGTACGTTGGCGACCAACTTCCTCAACGTCGCGCTGCTGTGGGTGCATTCCGCCGTCGTGCTGTTATTCCCGCTGCGGCTGTTGGCCGACTATTCCTTCGAGGCCGTGCCGTTGATTCACCGCGCCGCTGCGCCGCTTGCCTGGGCGGCGGTAGCAGCGCTGCTCGCCTTGCTGGCGCTGGCGTGGGGGCAGCGCCAGCGCGCCCCGCGTGCGGCGTTTCTGCTTTTCTGGAGCGGGGCGGCGCTGCTGCCGAGCTCGCACGTGTTTCCGCACCACGACTTCTGGGCCGAGCACTATCTCTACGTCCCGCTGTTCGGCTTCGCCGGCTTGTTGGCGCTGGCGATCGCGCGGGTGGGCCGCCAACTGGGTGCGGCGCGCCGATCGGTGACGCTCGCCGGCGCACTGGTGGTGACCCTCTACGGCCTGCGCACGGTGGTGCGCAACCGCGACTGGCGCGATGAGCTGACCTTGTGGCGCGTCACTAGTGCGGCTGCACCGCGCTGTGCGCGGGCGCGGGCCAACCACGGCGGGGCGCTGTTGGCCCGCACCGACCTGGATAATGCCGAGCGCGAGTTCCGCGCCTCGCGTGCCATCAAACCCTTGGTTTCCGCCACCTCGGGCTTGGTGATGATCGCTCACGCTAAAGGCCGCTTCGCCGAACGTGACCGGCTGCTGCGCCGGCTGGAGACCGGCCGCAATGTCTCTTACACCAATCTGCTCTCGCTCGCCGGTTGGTTTCTGATCAACAAGGAGTACCCGCTGGCCCTCGAGGTGGCGCAGTATGCCGCTAAGCGGCCGAATGCCGACGACCGGGCCGCAACGATCGAGGGCTGGGCCAGCGCCCGCAGTGGACAACTCGATCAAGCCTGCGCCCTCTTCGAGCAGGCGCTGCAGCGCAACTCCGGCTCGCGCGACGCCCGCGCCGGGCGTGACTATTGCCGCCAGCAGCGCGCGCTCGGGAACTGAAGCGCTCGCCGGGGCAGGCGTTTACACCTCCACCACCAGCCCCTCGTGCGCGATCTCGATTGCGAGTTGGGCGCGCCGTGCCAGCACCTCGCGGCCGAGGTGAGTCAGAATCAGGCGGCGCGCGCCGAAACGGTCGCGGTTGTCCGCCAAGCGCGGGTAATCGAGATGGAAATCTACGCGGGTCTCGTAGAAGCTACACTCGCAAACGAACAGATCGACGCCCTGAGACCAGGCCACCAAGTCCTCGGTCCAGCCGGTATCGCCGGAGTAGAGAATGACCTTGTGATCCACCCGTAGGCGCAAAGCCAGAGAGAGCTCGCGCTCCTGGTGCGGCACTCGCAATGGCTCAACCCACACCCCCTCGATCACCTTCGGCACACCAGGAGTGAATTCCGTAAACTCGAGGGCGAACGGCAGCGGCCTTTGCGCGAACTCGCTGTAGGTTGCCCGCAGCAGGGCGCCGACGCGATCGCTCGTCCCCGGCGGCCCGGCGATGCGCAGCGGTCGCTGCCGTGGGCGCTCGTAAGTGTATTCGAGCAGCAGGTAGGGCAAGCCGGCGAAATGATCGCCGTGCAGGTGGCTGAGCAGAATCAGGTCGATTTCGGCGGCCTCGAGCCGATCCCGCTTCAGCGCCGCCAACGCGGTGGCGCCGCAGTCGAGCAGAAAGGTGGCCGCACTGCTGCGGACCAGGTAGCCGGCGTGCAGGCCGCCGCCGGCGGAAAAGGCGTCGCCGGCACCGAGGAAGTGGACGGTGACGGCCATCAGCGACCGCCGAGCCTCCCCAACTCGCGCACCACCACCACCAGCGCGGCCAGAGTCGGCGGCGGCCCGCTCTTGAGATCATCGATCAGGCGGTTGAGCTGATCGAGCTGATCGCGGTGCCGGGCGGCGTAACGCGCCAGGCACTGGCTGGCGTCGCCCGGTTGATTGTCGGCGAGCAACGCACTGCGGGCGAGCTGGCGCCGGGCGTAGCCCAGTGCCTCGGACAGGCCCGCCAGCGCCCGCCGTTCCCAGCGGTCGCCGGTCGCTTGCGCCGCCAGCGCGGCGAGCGCTTGGCGCACCCATTCGAGATCCACGAGACCGCCGACGCGGTAATACAGCTCACCAACCGCCGCCGGCGGCGCGCGCAGATCACTGGCGATCTGATGGATCTCCAGCAGGTCGGTGGTGCGGCGCAAGCTCACCAGCGGCTGCGCCAGTGACGGCGCCACGCCCGCGCTCAGCAGGGCATCGAGCGCGGCCCGTTCACGCCAGCGCTCCTCGTCGGAGAGCAGGCCGCCGGCCTCCTGCTGCAAGGTACTCACGGCCACGCTGAAGGCCGCCACCAGCTCGCCCACGCCCAGGCTGCTGCGCTGGGTCTCGAGCATCCACTTGGTGGCCCGTTCCATCGCCTCGGTCAGAACCCCGAAGCACTGGGCATCGGCCGCCGGCGGCAGCACCGGGGTGCCGGCGGACAAGCGATCGATGAATTCGTCGGCACCACTGATGGTGACTACAACCGTCCAGGCCTTCACCACCTGAACGACGTCGCCGGCGGTGTCGCGGGCAATGCGGGCAACGAAGGTGGCGCCCATCGCGTCGATCAGCCAGTTGGCCAAGGTGACCGCGATGATTTCACGCCGCAAGCGGTGGGCGCGCACGCCGTCGCCGTAGCGCTGGTTGATGTCTTCGGGGAAATAGCGCCGCAGAAAGCGTTCGAGGAACTGGTCGTCCGGCAGCGCCGAGCGCATCAGCGCGTGCTGCAGGTGCAGTTTGCTATACGCCAGCACCACCGCCAGCTCCGGCCGCGTCAGCCCGAGGAAGACGGCGCGCCGAGCGCGCAGCGCCTCACGGTCCGGCAGCCGTTCCAGCTGGCGGTCGAGCTGAGCTTCGGCTTCGAGCAAGCTGATCAGGTCACGGAAGTCATTAAGACGGGTACGGCTGCGCAGCTGATCGAAGCCCAACACGCGCGCTTGGCGCCGATTGTCCGCCAGCACGCGGGCACAGATCTCGGCCGTATGCGCGGCGAGCACCTGATTGCGGTTCTCCGGCGCCAGCGCCCCCGACTCGAGGGCGCGGCCCAGGGCGATCTTGAGGTTGACCTCGTGGTCGGAGAGATCGACGCCGCCCGAGTTGTCGATGGCGTCGGTATTGATACAGCCGCCGGCCAAGGCGAACTCGACGCGCGCGCGCTGGGTGAAGCCGAGATTGCCGCCCTCGGCGACGACCTTGACGCGCAGTTCGTTGGCATTGATGCGCACCGCGTCGTTGCCCGGGTCGCCCACCTCCGCGTGGGTTTCATCCTGAGCTTTGACGTAGGTGCCGATGCCGCCGTTCCACAGCAGATCGGCCTCCATCCGCAACACCGCACGGACCAGTTCTTCGCCGCTGAGGCTCTCGGCCTCGACGCCGAGCATGGCGCGCACCGGCGGCGTCAGCGCCACCTTCTTCGCGCTGCGCAAGAACACGCCGCCGCCGGGGCTGATGAGCGCCGGGTTATAGTCGTCCCAGCCCGAGCGCGGCAGGCCGAAGAGCCGCTCGCGCTCCGCGCCGGCGGTCTCGGCATCCGGCTCGGGGTCGAGAAAGACGTGGCGGTGGTTGAAGGCGGCGCGCAGCCGCAACCGCCGCGAGCGCAGCAGGCCGTTGCCGAACACGTCGCCGCTCATGTCGCCGATACCGATCACCGCCAGCGGCTCGCTGTCGGCGTCGCGCCCGAGCGCCCGGAAATGCTGCACCACGCATTCCCAGGCGCCGCGCGCGGTGATGGCTTCGTGCTTGTGATCGTAGCCGTGGCTGCCGCCGGAGGCGAAGGCATCGCCCAGCCAGAAGCCGTAGGCGGCGGCGATCTCGTTGGCGACATCGGAGAACGTGGCCGTGCCCTTGTCGGCGGCCACGACCAGATAGGGGTCAGGCTCGTCGTACGACAACACCTGCGGCGGCGGGACCACGCCGCCCTGCACGATGTTGTCGGTAAGATCGAGCAGGCCGCCGATCAGCGCGCGGTAAGCGGCGACGGTCAACGCGCCGCCACTGCTACCCGGCCGCCGTTTGACCACGAAGCCGCCCTTGGCGCCGCCGGGAACGATGACCGCGTTCTTCACCGTTTGTGTCTTCATCAAGCCGAGGACTTCGGTGCGGAAGTCGTCGGGGCGATCGCTCGCACGAATGCCCCCGCGCGCCACCCGGCTGGCGCGCAAGTGGATGCCGCTCATGTGGGCGGCGTGCACGTAGATCTCGAACAGCGGATGCGGGCGCGGGAGCTGCGGCAGCTGCGCCGATTCGAGCTTGATGGCGATCGTGCCGTCGCCCGCCCGCGCCGGCCGGTCCGCCGGCGGCGGCGGCACGAAGAAGTTGGTGCGCACGGTGGCGGCCAGCGCCGCCCACAGCGCGCGCAGGATGCGATCGTGCTGCGCGCTGTCGACCGCATCGAGGCTGCTGACGAAGCGGGCTTCGACGGCCGGCAGCTGCGTGGCCAAGCGGTCGCGCGGGGCCCCGCTGCCGGCCGGATCGAACTTGGTGCGGAAGCCCTCGACCAGCAGGCGCGCCGGCTCCGGACTGCTCGCCAAGGCCTCGTACAGCAACCCACGCGCCGCCACCCCGGCTTGCTGGGCGTGCCCGGCGTAAGCGCGCAGCAGATCAACCTCCCGCCAGGTCAGCCCGGCATG contains:
- a CDS encoding phospholipid carrier-dependent glycosyltransferase; translation: MPSQRPRAARRRAAPAPAPAARPRRARYLPLLGLFALVVAIYANSLANDFVFDDHTLLDFNPEVNPAIAGAIEQRAIEYRPFRTLSYVLDRQIGGHHPAAYRAGNLVYHALTGGLALAVYRQLGFSPLTALLGAAFFVSHPVQSESVAYVSGRRDVLCGLFVLLAFSFLLRWRAQRRWWQLALAGAALAMGALTKEVAFGFPLLVLAYDVTIAPAQRRPAAPESSRWAGARLALKEQRLVYLLLAGFTAAALAYFAVVGLPSERGWWGGTLATNFLNVALLWVHSAVVLLFPLRLLADYSFEAVPLIHRAAAPLAWAAVAALLALLALAWGQRQRAPRAAFLLFWSGAALLPSSHVFPHHDFWAEHYLYVPLFGFAGLLALAIARVGRQLGAARRSVTLAGALVVTLYGLRTVVRNRDWRDELTLWRVTSAAAPRCARARANHGGALLARTDLDNAEREFRASRAIKPLVSATSGLVMIAHAKGRFAERDRLLRRLETGRNVSYTNLLSLAGWFLINKEYPLALEVAQYAAKRPNADDRAATIEGWASARSGQLDQACALFEQALQRNSGSRDARAGRDYCRQQRALGN
- a CDS encoding MBL fold metallo-hydrolase, translated to MAVTVHFLGAGDAFSAGGGLHAGYLVRSSAATFLLDCGATALAALKRDRLEAAEIDLILLSHLHGDHFAGLPYLLLEYTYERPRQRPLRIAGPPGTSDRVGALLRATYSEFAQRPLPFALEFTEFTPGVPKVIEGVWVEPLRVPHQERELSLALRLRVDHKVILYSGDTGWTEDLVAWSQGVDLFVCECSFYETRVDFHLDYPRLADNRDRFGARRLILTHLGREVLARRAQLAIEIAHEGLVVEV
- a CDS encoding NAD-glutamate dehydrogenase translates to MAEFSKAIARLMEERTPVAGDPPALRAVLERMRALLTPIERPLADAFARQLFAKGAIEHLVTGDPQVWAAITVPAFRFFSEPLVSEPRVRVFNPDGARDGWDAAGTVIQTTMRDRPFIVDTIREGVQALGGKLHRVLHPVMGVERDRAGVLLTVGAPEVVGAHESFVHAEIERTSDAASLQAALLLRLEAVVAATDDYPAMRAQLAQHAENLRRRGVPRPWNENLDEVAAFCDWLAQKSFVFLGYREYEFSGQGNERCSAVRAGSGLGILRDEQRSSYMTPRPIPPALRRRLNEPPLLLVSKTNAESPIHRRAHMDYIGLKQIDPAGVVAGEYRFVGLFTAKAYGEESAQLPLLRRQLDTILAREEAVPDSHDYRAITELFNTIPKEELFGSEAAAVAEEIRAIRAAEGAETLRVVCRPDALQRGLFVVVIMARPRFSEDLHARIEQRLLQTLNGTLLHRHVALDELELVRLHFYIGAAPETLPVVRAGDLESDLSELLRTWEDRLVDQLRREMARSLADEWAAKYLPALSAQYRAATDIAMAVRDLRCLEALAAARAPQVDISNDTVPAAARFTALKLYLLDEELVLSDFLPVLENLGLKVFEEDHLDVMLPAVGPVRIHTFLVQDTAGQRLDPEHAGGRLAQAVLALRAGRSDNDILNRLVLHAGLTWREVDLLRAYAGHAQQAGVAARGLLYEALASSPEPARLLVEGFRTKFDPAGSGAPRDRLATQLPAVEARFVSSLDAVDSAQHDRILRALWAALAATVRTNFFVPPPPADRPARAGDGTIAIKLESAQLPQLPRPHPLFEIYVHAAHMSGIHLRASRVARGGIRASDRPDDFRTEVLGLMKTQTVKNAVIVPGGAKGGFVVKRRPGSSGGALTVAAYRALIGGLLDLTDNIVQGGVVPPPQVLSYDEPDPYLVVAADKGTATFSDVANEIAAAYGFWLGDAFASGGSHGYDHKHEAITARGAWECVVQHFRALGRDADSEPLAVIGIGDMSGDVFGNGLLRSRRLRLRAAFNHRHVFLDPEPDAETAGAERERLFGLPRSGWDDYNPALISPGGGVFLRSAKKVALTPPVRAMLGVEAESLSGEELVRAVLRMEADLLWNGGIGTYVKAQDETHAEVGDPGNDAVRINANELRVKVVAEGGNLGFTQRARVEFALAGGCINTDAIDNSGGVDLSDHEVNLKIALGRALESGALAPENRNQVLAAHTAEICARVLADNRRQARVLGFDQLRSRTRLNDFRDLISLLEAEAQLDRQLERLPDREALRARRAVFLGLTRPELAVVLAYSKLHLQHALMRSALPDDQFLERFLRRYFPEDINQRYGDGVRAHRLRREIIAVTLANWLIDAMGATFVARIARDTAGDVVQVVKAWTVVVTISGADEFIDRLSAGTPVLPPAADAQCFGVLTEAMERATKWMLETQRSSLGVGELVAAFSVAVSTLQQEAGGLLSDEERWRERAALDALLSAGVAPSLAQPLVSLRRTTDLLEIHQIASDLRAPPAAVGELYYRVGGLVDLEWVRQALAALAAQATGDRWERRALAGLSEALGYARRQLARSALLADNQPGDASQCLARYAARHRDQLDQLNRLIDDLKSGPPPTLAALVVVVRELGRLGGR